From a region of the Stenotrophomonas sp. BIO128-Bstrain genome:
- the guaA gene encoding glutamine-hydrolyzing GMP synthase, translating into MTNIHNDKILILDFGAQYTQLIARRIRELGVYCEIWAWDHNPADIAAFGAKGIILSGGPESTTLPGAPAAPQEVFDSGLPIFGICYGMQTLAAQLGGATEAADQREFGHAEVNVVAPDALFKGLSDHGGEPKLNVWMSHGDHVSVAPPGFTVTAVTDRIPVAAMANEEKRWYGVQFHPEVTHTLQGQALLRRFVVDVCGCETLWTAANIIDDQIARVREQVGDDEVILGLSGGVDSSVVAALLHKAIGDKLTCVFVDTGLLRWQEGDQVMAMFAEHMGVKVIRVNAADRYFAKLEGVSDPEAKRKIIGNLFVDIFDEESTKLKNAKWLAQGTIYPDVIESAGSKTGKAHVIKSHHNVGGLPEHMKLGLVEPLRELFKDEVRRLGVELGLPRSMVYRHPFPGPGLGVRILGEVKREYAELLAKADAIFIDELRKADLYDKTSQAFAVFLPVKSVGVVGDARAYEWVIALRAVETIDFMTAHWAHLPYEFLGTVSNRIINELRGVSRVVYDISGKPPATIEWE; encoded by the coding sequence ATGACCAACATCCATAACGACAAGATCCTCATCCTCGATTTCGGCGCCCAGTACACCCAGCTGATCGCGCGCCGCATCCGCGAGCTCGGCGTGTACTGCGAGATCTGGGCATGGGACCACAACCCGGCCGACATCGCCGCGTTCGGCGCCAAGGGCATCATCCTGTCCGGTGGCCCGGAATCGACCACGCTGCCGGGCGCGCCTGCCGCACCGCAGGAAGTGTTCGACAGCGGCCTGCCGATCTTCGGCATCTGCTACGGCATGCAGACCCTGGCCGCCCAGCTTGGTGGTGCCACCGAAGCGGCCGACCAGCGTGAGTTCGGCCATGCCGAAGTCAACGTCGTCGCCCCCGATGCGCTGTTCAAGGGCCTGAGCGACCACGGCGGCGAGCCGAAGTTGAACGTCTGGATGAGCCACGGCGACCACGTCTCCGTCGCGCCCCCGGGCTTCACCGTCACCGCCGTGACCGATCGCATCCCGGTGGCCGCGATGGCCAACGAAGAAAAGCGCTGGTACGGCGTGCAGTTCCACCCGGAAGTGACACACACCCTGCAGGGCCAGGCGCTGCTGCGCCGCTTCGTGGTGGACGTGTGCGGCTGCGAGACCCTGTGGACCGCCGCCAACATCATCGACGACCAGATCGCCCGCGTGCGCGAGCAGGTCGGCGATGACGAAGTAATCCTGGGCCTGTCCGGTGGCGTCGATTCGTCAGTCGTGGCCGCGCTGCTGCACAAGGCGATCGGCGACAAGCTGACCTGCGTGTTCGTCGACACCGGCCTGCTGCGCTGGCAGGAAGGCGACCAGGTGATGGCGATGTTCGCCGAGCACATGGGCGTCAAGGTGATCCGCGTCAACGCGGCCGACCGCTACTTCGCCAAGCTCGAAGGCGTGAGCGACCCGGAAGCCAAGCGCAAGATCATCGGCAACCTGTTCGTGGACATCTTCGATGAAGAATCCACCAAGCTGAAGAACGCCAAGTGGCTGGCGCAGGGCACCATCTACCCCGACGTGATCGAGTCGGCCGGCAGCAAGACCGGCAAGGCGCATGTGATCAAGAGCCACCACAACGTCGGCGGCCTACCCGAGCACATGAAGCTGGGCCTGGTCGAGCCGCTGCGCGAGCTGTTCAAGGACGAAGTGCGTCGCCTCGGCGTAGAACTCGGCCTGCCGCGCAGCATGGTCTACCGCCACCCGTTCCCGGGCCCAGGCCTGGGCGTGCGCATCCTCGGCGAAGTGAAGCGCGAATACGCCGAACTGCTGGCCAAGGCCGATGCCATCTTCATCGACGAACTGCGCAAGGCCGATCTGTACGACAAGACCAGCCAGGCGTTCGCGGTGTTCCTGCCGGTGAAGTCGGTGGGCGTGGTGGGGGATGCGCGGGCTTATGAGTGGGTAATTGCGCTGCGCGCCGTTGAGACCATCGACTTCATGACGGCGCATTGGGCGCATCTGCCGTATGAGTTCCTGGGGACGGTGAGTAACCGGATCATCAATGAGTTGCGGGGGGTGTCGAGGGTTGTCTATGACATCTCGGGGAAGCCGCCGGCTACGATTGAGTGGGAGTGA